One genomic window of Niveibacterium sp. SC-1 includes the following:
- a CDS encoding alpha/beta hydrolase: MNLKTIGATCVAGAIGLLSSTSMAADYRKNPFTLAYEGAITANVAGAVNITPVKYKLNGLDIAANVYAPANFDAKKKYPTVVVAHPNGGTKEQVAGLYAQRLAEQGYITITADAAYQGGSAGTPRYVDKPANRVEDIHGMADFIAGQAGVDVARLGLLGICGGGGYSLKAAQSDKRFKSIATLSMFNSGQVRRNGYMDSQLDSVQERLQQASQARAREANSGEVAYANTAKLSDEQIAKLPFELYREGAEYYGKTHFHPNSSGSYTLGSLLNLMSWDATDHIDLVVQPLLMIAGSRADSLYMTQSAFAKAVNAKDKELFLLDGATHIETYWKPQYVDQAAAKLKDFFGRTL; this comes from the coding sequence ATGAACCTCAAGACCATCGGTGCGACCTGCGTGGCGGGCGCCATTGGCCTTCTTTCGAGTACGAGCATGGCCGCCGACTACAGGAAGAATCCCTTCACGCTCGCCTATGAGGGCGCAATCACCGCGAACGTCGCCGGGGCGGTGAACATCACGCCCGTGAAATACAAGCTCAACGGGCTGGACATCGCAGCCAACGTCTATGCGCCGGCCAACTTCGACGCGAAGAAGAAGTATCCGACCGTGGTGGTGGCGCATCCCAACGGCGGCACCAAGGAGCAGGTGGCCGGCCTCTACGCACAGCGCCTGGCCGAGCAGGGCTACATCACCATCACGGCAGATGCGGCGTATCAGGGCGGTAGCGCGGGCACGCCGCGCTATGTCGACAAGCCCGCGAATCGCGTTGAGGACATCCACGGGATGGCCGACTTCATCGCCGGCCAGGCCGGTGTCGACGTGGCCCGCCTGGGCCTGCTGGGCATCTGTGGCGGTGGCGGCTATTCCCTGAAGGCGGCCCAGTCGGACAAGCGCTTCAAGTCCATTGCCACGCTGAGCATGTTCAACTCGGGCCAGGTCCGCCGGAACGGCTACATGGACTCACAGCTGGACTCGGTGCAAGAGCGCTTGCAGCAAGCTTCACAAGCTCGCGCCAGGGAGGCCAACAGCGGCGAGGTGGCCTACGCGAACACGGCGAAGCTGAGCGACGAGCAGATCGCGAAGCTGCCGTTCGAGCTCTATCGGGAGGGAGCGGAGTACTACGGCAAGACCCACTTTCATCCGAACTCCTCCGGGTCCTACACCTTGGGCAGCCTGCTGAACCTGATGAGCTGGGACGCCACCGACCACATCGACCTGGTCGTCCAGCCCCTGCTGATGATCGCGGGCAGCCGCGCCGACTCGCTGTACATGACGCAGTCGGCCTTTGCGAAAGCGGTGAACGCGAAGGACAAGGAGCTGTTCCTGCTCGACGGTGCGACCCATATCGAGACCTACTGGAAACCGCAGTACGTCGATCAGGCTGCGGCCAAGCTCAAGGACTTCTTCGGCCGCACGCTCTGA
- a CDS encoding carboxymuconolactone decarboxylase family protein: protein MKALLGLALGCAASVAGAQTTGDAPPSPVVQVRPTVATPVVIGSAETFTGTVRITAPFQAIAPGQAGGATVSFEARARTAWHTHPLGQTLIVTAGLGLVQQQGQPAQLIRPGDVVSIPPETRHWHGAGPDGAMTHIAIAEKDEGHVVSWQDKVSDAEYEAALASAGLAATGANPKPSRARQLMGDVSPKLAELTDTVLFGDIWERPGLSKRDRSLATVAALIAMNRPEQLRSHLALAMQNGVTQNELSELLTHMAFYAGWPSAVTALGVAKEVFQDTPARQAP from the coding sequence ATGAAAGCGCTACTTGGTCTTGCCCTGGGCTGCGCCGCCAGCGTCGCCGGCGCGCAGACCACCGGCGACGCGCCCCCTTCGCCAGTCGTCCAGGTCCGCCCCACGGTGGCAACGCCCGTCGTCATCGGGTCCGCAGAGACCTTCACCGGCACCGTCCGGATCACCGCGCCGTTCCAGGCGATAGCGCCCGGCCAAGCCGGCGGCGCCACCGTCAGCTTCGAGGCGCGCGCACGGACGGCCTGGCATACCCATCCGCTCGGGCAGACCCTGATCGTCACCGCGGGGCTGGGCCTGGTGCAGCAACAGGGCCAACCAGCGCAACTGATCCGGCCCGGCGATGTCGTGAGCATTCCTCCGGAAACCCGTCACTGGCATGGCGCCGGCCCGGACGGCGCGATGACCCACATCGCCATTGCCGAGAAGGACGAGGGCCATGTCGTGAGCTGGCAGGACAAGGTCAGCGACGCAGAATACGAAGCCGCTCTCGCAAGCGCAGGGCTCGCAGCCACAGGCGCCAACCCGAAGCCGAGCCGCGCACGGCAGTTGATGGGCGATGTGAGCCCGAAGCTCGCGGAACTGACCGACACCGTGCTGTTCGGTGATATCTGGGAGCGACCCGGTCTGTCGAAACGGGACCGCAGCCTCGCCACGGTCGCCGCCCTGATTGCGATGAACCGACCGGAGCAGCTGCGCTCGCATCTCGCGCTCGCAATGCAGAACGGCGTGACGCAGAACGAACTGTCCGAGCTCCTCACGCACATGGCCTTCTATGCGGGCTGGCCGAGCGCGGTCACGGCCCTCGGCGTGGCGAAGGAGGTTTTCCAGGATACGCCCGCGCGGCAGGCGCCTTGA